One Microtus pennsylvanicus isolate mMicPen1 chromosome 10, mMicPen1.hap1, whole genome shotgun sequence genomic window, CCAGAGCTGCCTGCACCTGCTACACACCTGCACTCGACCCCAGAGCTTCCACACCTGCCAGCACACCTGCACTCCACCCCGGAGCTGCCGAAGCTGCCCGCACCTCCTACAGACCTGCACTCAACCCCAGAGCTGCCTGCACCTGCCAGCACACCTGCACTTGACCCCAGAGCTGCCAGCACCTGCTAGCACACCTGCACCAGACCTCAGAGCTGCCTGCACCTGCTACAAACCTGCACTAGACTCCAGAGCTGCCTGCATCTGCTACAGACCTGCACTCGGGCATACTTTGCTCTCACCACACGTCTGTTCTCCAGCAGGAATTTATCACCTTTCTTGTGAGCCCAGGATCTCCCACTGGAGTGACCCTGCCCCTCATAAGGGGATGGGGTGATTCTTCAGGGGCCTCCTATCTCTGCTATCCTGGATGGCACTCTTCACCAATTCCAGAGACCTGAATGGATCCTTTAATCAGGGCCCAAGTCAGAAGCTCTTCCCTTACCGTCCCTGACAGAGGAGTTAGAGGTCATATGTTAGGTCTCGGGGTCAATAAATGAAAACGATTTCTGCCTGTgttgaaggcaggcaggcagatcagtGCCCCGAAGTAGGGAATTCTCCAAGACTGAAAGGTCCTAAGGAGCGAGGGTGggggaggtggtgtgtgtgtgtgtgtgtgtgtgtgtgtgtgtgttgcgcatgtgtgtgctcactcaAGGATtcaggcaggagcaggtgggagGGAGAAGTCTATAACCACAGACTAACACAGTTCCTTCTTTAGGGGCTGGTGGTCGCCATCCTCTATTGCTTCCTCAATGGAGAGGTGAGTGTCCTGGGGAACCACCAAATTTCAGTACAGGACTCCCCGTTGACCAGCCAAGGAGAGTGAGAAGGGGGCTGAGGCAGGCCTGCTTGCTTGGCAGAGTCGTCCAGTGGTATGATAGATCACATCTTGGGCAATGTCCTCAGGACAGAACCAGCAGAAATAGATTCCGTGGGTCCGTACTGGGTCTGTGAAGTGTTCCTTACCAAACTCCATGAGCAAGTTCAGCAAACCCAGATGAGCCCAGACCCCACTCAAACCCAAGTTCCCGACAGCTCTGCTGCTGGCTCTGGGAGGGACCTGGGTCACTTCCCACCCAGAGCTCAGTCTTCCCATGAGTGAAGTGGGTCACTTGGAACTGCCCCAGCCTTGGTCAGATACTGAGCATTCAGGATATGAAGCTCCAGTCACTGACCCTGGCTACATTGGTAGTGCACACAGGCCAAGTGTCTCTGTGGCTATTGACCAATCTGTCTGGTTCACACTTGAATGGGAGTGACCTCAGATGTTTCCCAAAAATCAAACATCAAAGCTGACTTCAGAGGTTCAAGTGTTCTCTTGAGGACCATAGAGGAAATGTCTAAGAGCAAACCCTCAGATCGCGGATGGATTTCAGACTGGGGTGAGGGAGGTATGGGAACAAGCATGCAGGTTTGGACACCTGACTCTGCAGTTTGTGGAACAAATCTCACACCTTTTCTGAGGAACGCAGTGTTAGAAGATGGCGGGGACCATCCAGAACTGATGTGGAAGGAGAGCTCAAggtgtcccctgacctccataagAATTTCATGGCATGCACGTGTGTTCACATCTATCgctctctaaataaataaagaaataattttaaaatttaaagatgcCATGTACTAGTGCCCACGGTAGAGAAGGCCCTCAGTACCTTTTCTGTACATGGGGCAGGAATGGTCAGTCAGAGACCAATAGGGAAGGGGGCACAGCAGGGCCATGAGAGTAGGGACAGCTGGGCTCATCAGTGAGCCAGGGTCTAGGCAGAGGCCTGAGCTACCTTCTCGAGCAGTTGCTGCAGCTGATGGCTGGTTTTGGGCAGGTGCAGCTAGAAGTTCAGAAAAAATGGCACCAGTGGCACCTCCAAGAGTTCCCGCTACGCCCTGTGGCCCTCAGCAACTCCTTCAGCAATGCCACCAGCGGTACCACCCACGGCACTAAGGCCAGCACCTCGGAGCAGAGCCGGAGCACCCCCAGGGCCAGCATCATCTGAGGCTGCGGCAGGACTGGCAGTGGACACAGAGCTGGACACTCAATAGGACGGTTCTCTTCTAACGGCTCTGCTGTGTTCGAGGGCTGCGAGGCCTTCCTCCAGGTCTGAGCTTCCTTAGAACTGAGACTGGGTCACCATGGAGCAAGAAACAGGTCTGTGATTTGGTCTTTCTTATTCTTCTGAGAGAGTAATTCAGTGGCTCCAGAGGAGGCAAGGGAATAAATGACATCCAGAACACCCTAGTCTCCGTGTGTTCATCTTTTGCCACCTGGGGAAGGCTTATGTTCTACATCGTTTCCCAGCTTCTCCCTGAGGGAGCAGGGAgcttccctgcctccaggttctagcTCACTTTTAAGGGCAAGCCTAGAAGCTCAGGAAATATGAGGAATCAAGCCCCTGGGCCTTAGGCTGATCTCCTCTGCCCTAGAGTTCTCATAGAGCATTCAGGACAGCAGCTAAATTAAGCTTCTGAAGCCCCTTTTCCATTATCTCTGATGTTGTATGAGTACTTGGTGGAAAACAGGTACATTAGGAAGTAAGACATCCTCCCTATGAACGGCAGACAGCTCCGTGAAGGCCCAAGACTTGCCCAAAATACTTGGCAACGATATGAAAGTCTTGTTGCTCTTTTGAGGCttcttctatagcccaggctggtctactAATCCCtagctgaagatggccttgaacttgatcctcctgccttcatttccaagtgctagaactgcaggcgtgcaccaccaaggCTGCTTTATGTGGTCCTGGGAATCAGACTATAGCTTCATGCACagtaggcaagcattttaccagctATGCTACATCTCCATGGACTGCTAATGCATAGCCTTTTAACAATCTGAGCTTCAAGGCGGGTGGTGATTTTCCGACTCTCAAACAGGCAGAGGCCCGTCTCCCTGCATTGTAAGCTTCCATAACTCTGGCTGTCAATGCTGGCACATAGGTACTCCCTGGCTCCATAAGAGAATGAAAGAGGATGAAGTGTTTGAATCTCCTTCCAAACACAACCTAGCAGGGGAACCTAAACAGAAACGGAGAGCTGGCCTCCGATTTGCATCTTCCAGCCTGCTGCAGGACCACTTCCCAGGCTGAGACCCAGGATGAGTGGCCCATGAACTCCTCAGGTAGAGATGGCAGTGTGGCTCAGTCAGAGAGCACCTGCCCAGGTGCACCAGGCCTTGGATGTGAGTGAGCCTcagcactgcaaaacaaaacaaccagttCTGGGGTCTCCAAGGTCCCTGGATAGTGGTGGTTCCAATGTAGCATTTGTAATCTCATGAATCTCAACTGGAATAAAGATGTCTAAAAGTCATGACTAGAGAAGTGGCTCAGCCCACGAAAGCTCATGGTAAGCGAGTGTGACGGCTTCAGCTGCATCCTGGGAACCTACGTCAAGGCGGCAAGAAAGGACCAGCTCCACAAACTGTTCTCCaccctccacatgtgcacatgatGTGTACATTCCCATGCATGCATGCGCAATAGTGAGATGAAGATAGGTAAGCTCACTgtaggaggggctggagggatgacttaGGGGTAAAATGGATGatgatctgggttcagttcctggagCCTGTGTAAAAGCCTGGTGCAGTTGTGCAGGCCTCCAATCCCGGTGCTGGGCAGCCAGAGGCAGGAagtccctgaggctcactggccgtCCAGGAAAGTTCTAGGCCAGGGaaggacactgtctcaaaagcaaggtaTGTGGTCTCCTGAAGAATGACACATAAGGTTAGTCCCACATGCCTGTGTACcctcacacatatatgtgtacacacatgaacatgtactcatacatatacaaaatCACAATAGAACTACTTGGGGAGGTTGGGGCAGAAGGATCACTTGAGCTCACAAAGAAGAGACCAGCTTGGGCAacattttgtctcaaaataaaatgggcCCTCAGTGGTGAAGTATTTGATGGGTGAATAGAAGGCCCTTGGTGTGGTGCCAGAAGCATCACAGGTGTTTTCATCTAGCCCTGGAAGGGACCCTTATGACAAGATCAGGGCAAAGTCCAAAAGCCAATTCAGAGCTGGAGGGGAAAAGAACCTTACAGGATAGAAAAAAACCACATTTCACCTGTTTCTGGGTGGCAAAAACTGGAAATGGGGCAAGAGGATGAGCAAACAGAtatgggggctgcagagatggctcagctggtggatCAACTGCCTTGCaagagcctgagttcaatcctcagaaccaatgtaggaaaaaaaaagctgggcatggtggcatgtttttgtaatcccagctctggtgAGATGAGAGCCAGAggtctctggagctcactgaccagccaacCCAGCCTACCTGGCAAATTCCAGACCAGAAAGAGACCATCTTGAACAAAATGGGGCCAAGGTGATGTTTCcatgggtaaaaatgcttgctatGCAAACCTGACCACCCGTGTtgggattcccagcacccacacaaagctGAATGCAGTAGCgaccacatctgtaatcccagcgctcacaggctgaaaagagagaggcaggaaatcCCTGGAAGCTCCCAGGCTGAGACCAGCAAAGAGACCCGGTCGCAAACCAAAGGGAAGGTGAAGATCAGAAGGGAGAACTGACCTCTAAACTCCAcctgtgtgccatggtgtgcgcATGCCTACGCCCAcacacaaagattaaaaaaataagtggatGGCATCTAGAAACAACACAGGCAAGGTTGTCCTCGGGCCTCTGTACACtggtgctcacacatgcacctgaacacacaagcacacatgtgcacacacatacacacacagggagaatgaaagagagagagcgagagagcagTTCTTCCAGGAGTATGGAAATCTCCACAGGCTCGTGACCCCATTCACCTCCACCTGTCCCCTGCAAGCTGTTAATTATTACTCAGCATCTGTTTGTCCCCTCACCCGCTGTGGCGTTCAGCAGTGCACGCGTGTGCTCTTTGAAATGTGTCCCAGGATCAGAAACGGGCACTGAGGTCACCTGACCCTTACAAATGAGAGTCTCACAAACAGTTCTGCCTGAGTCGGAACTGACCTCGGGGAAGACTGCGTTAGAGAACTCGTGCAGGGACTTTGCtcaaggaagattttaaactATGCCCGGAGAAAGGACAGCTAGCATCCAGAAACTGGGGTGTGCCAGAACCTGTGGGTCCACACAAAGAACAGGGGGGACTTAAGTCAGCAGATTGAAAATCTACTAGTCAAAGGGCTTTCTGTGGGGAATCCTGCTAAGCCAGGGAAATGCGTGCAAAGCTCCCTTGAGCCGATGGGAGATGGTCCTAGTCACTGACTGGTCCCTTAGGTGGAGGACTCGGCCATTCTTAGAAACCCCGAGTCCTGAGAGCTGGGCTggggatggttcagcagttaaagcCCATGCCGTGCAAGCAGGAAGACCAGAGTTTGGGTCGCTAGAATCAATATATATGTTGGCTGGTGTGGTGTCACCTGGAATTCCAGCCTGGGAGGCAGACGGGGCATCTCCAGAGCAAGCTGGTGAGACTGGTCTTACAGGTGAGCTCTGGGATTGACTGAGACCCTGCTTCAGTGAATAAGGCAGAAAAGCAATTAAGGATGAGACCAGACATCAACTTCAgatctccatatgcacacacttgcattgcatgtacatccacacatacatgaaccTGTGCACATGttaaaacatgtacacacacagacatacacacagcacaggcatataaagaagaaaaaaagtgtcCCAGGGCCCCTCCAGCCCACATCCCAGGGCTATCCATGAAACAGGGGTGAACCTTGCTTAGCTGGGCAGCCAGCCTGGAACTAAGTGCTGGTGTCTTTCAGAGTCTACTCCAGTCCAGGGAAGAAAACACCCAAGGAAGAAGTTTTAGAAcattcttcttattttaaaattgacaTCTTAAAAGCTTGGCTAACCTCTACGGCTTGTGTCCTGTGGTACTGAGGCacttctctggcctctggcctGGGGGGAAGTTGAAGAGACCCCCCCAGCCCAGGACCATTTGTAGAGCTTCTCGTCTAAGAGGCAGCTTCAAGGTCATTGTCCCACTCAATTCCAGCCAGAGGTCCTGTGTCAGAGAAGTCCCATCATGACCACACTTTCTTATAGAAGCTAGGGCCCCCAGTGGAGTCTTAGACTTTTCTTAGCTGGTCCCAGGGCTGCGTGAGGCTGTTAATGTGAAGGCCGCTGGTGGcattgaggaagaagaggaaggaagcgGTGAACCCACACCAAAACATCAGGGTGAAGCCCATGAAGGTGATCTGACTCTTGAGGAGGATGATGAAGGTGAGGAGGCCCCCAGAGGAGAGGGCGAAGGCGACCAGCAGGAGGTAAGAACCGATGGCCCACTTGCGCCGTGAGCGGACATCCTCGCACACCTGGGACACAATGAGAAGCTCCAAGCCAAAGATGGCAGCCACCACAGCCATGGCGGCCACAGTGCGTGCTAGGCCCATGCCCACTGCCAACCCGGGCACGTGAGCCTGGTTCAAGTCTCTCAGGCAGTGTGGACCGCTGTGGTTGCTGATGGTGCAGAAGTACCACAGCCCAAAGAGACGGTCCTCCATCAGGAGCCAGTGGCCGTCGCAGATAGACACTGAAGAGAGGACCACAGCCAGGGCCGTGCACACGATGATGAGTGTCCGGATGAAGGACTCAAAGAAGGACCGGTGGGGCCTCTTAGGGCCCAACAGCCTCTGGGTCTGGAAGACACCACGCAAATTAGTGAGTTGACAAGGGCCTGGGACAccaagggaaactcccagaatGCAACCCCACTTACTCCAGCCCTGGTTTTTTTGCTCTGATATCGTGGGAAGCCATGAACTGaccctcccagcttcccattcaACCCACCCCCACTGGGGGCCCTTCCATTTTCTACCTGTCCTCCCTCTACTGCCAGAGCCTGGCCAAGTGTAGTTCATCAATTGCAAACTAATCCCGTACTGTTCTCAGGATCTCTACCCAGAGTGAGAAGCCCAAACTGGAGCCAGGAAGATGGCCTTGTGGGTATAGTGATTGCTTGCTTTACAAGCGCGAGGGCCACAGTTTGATCCCAAGAACCCATGATTTaaaaagacaagcatggtggtAAGTGTGTGAGCTGGGCAGGTAGAGaaaggcagatccctgggacttgttGGCCAGTCAGCCaacttggtgagctccaagccagagagagagagagagagagagagagagagagagaggagagagaagagagacagaaagacacacacacatagagagaagaTGGTACCTAAATAACAATAGTTGAGGTTGGCCTCTGATCTCCTAATGAGaatgtgtacacacgcacacacacgcgcgcgcgcacgcgcgcgcgtgcacacatacacacaccatggcaGCTGCTTAATATAGTTCCATTCCTAGGATATTCTTTCAGGCCACTTGGGCCCCTGTCTGGCAGCTCCTGGGCATCTCTCTCACCCCAAGAATGACACCTTgtctcttctcattctcttcgGAGAGGTCCTTCCCACCCAGCCAGCCCCGGGTCCTCTACTGCTCTTCTCCGGCAGGTGCCCCGTTTGCTCTTTGCTCTATTCTGGTGGTATGTTGGAGTGACATGCCATTGGCCTTCCACCTGGACATTGCGTTCCCCTCGGAGGGCAAGGCCACATGTCAAG contains:
- the Tmem37 gene encoding voltage-dependent calcium channel gamma-like subunit — encoded protein: MTAICAQTQRLLGPKRPHRSFFESFIRTLIIVCTALAVVLSSVSICDGHWLLMEDRLFGLWYFCTISNHSGPHCLRDLNQAHVPGLAVGMGLARTVAAMAVVAAIFGLELLIVSQVCEDVRSRRKWAIGSYLLLVAFALSSGGLLTFIILLKSQITFMGFTLMFWCGFTASFLFFLNATSGLHINSLTQPWDQLRKV